From a single Lewinella sp. LCG006 genomic region:
- a CDS encoding HD family phosphohydrolase: MDNSKRSTIQRLPAAFRPLAFVLVAVVISFLFPADLRFKYQYEKQQTWRYEDLEAPFDFAIRKTDDELEAERKDVVQHSAPVFVLDATIARERKTAFSDQFQQQLEQAKKSEQFRDVPRQPQKYLNYGLAFLDRIFQRGIIKLDGNQLDIAEDQIITVLRGNTYQNQTLENLLDLQDATELITDSLPYSGLSEPEFLLPLLQEQLQANLFFSRDRTQQMLDDALGKIVTSRGLVQKGEVIITKNSIITEDLYQTLYSFEQEYQDQVISKRSISNIFFGYLLLTMLVLVLLALYLRKFSPLVYNRLPKLIFILVWLIIFSYLVYLIENTEGLNSYLIPFCIVPIVVKTFYNERLALFTHIIVVLLTGFLFSLGFEFVFLQLLVGMVVVLSNINTRDWSGFFFAIFYIFVTYAIGYLGLALIRENSLSVIDWSIYTWLFLNAFLTLLSYPLIPLLERIFGFVSPITLVELMDMNQPLLRDLALKAPGTLQHSLQVGNLAETAARRIGADPLLVKVAALYHDIGKIKNPTFFIENQSGRNPHEDKTPLESAEIIIDHVIEGVRMAKKAGLPPLLIDFIRTHHGDTRTEYFYRKHLDEEEEENGPNEEPQFHYPGPRPRSKEEAILMIADSIEAACKSLKDPSKDELYNLIDKIIEGKLKTGQLKDAVLSFRELEQCRLVFQQIMKSVYHVRVAYPEEEEE; this comes from the coding sequence ATGGATAATAGTAAACGCAGCACCATCCAGCGGTTACCCGCAGCTTTTCGTCCGCTAGCTTTTGTGCTCGTAGCTGTCGTTATCAGTTTTTTGTTCCCTGCCGACTTGCGTTTCAAGTACCAATATGAAAAACAGCAAACCTGGCGCTATGAAGACCTAGAGGCTCCTTTTGATTTCGCCATCCGCAAGACCGACGATGAGTTGGAGGCAGAGCGCAAAGACGTTGTCCAGCATTCTGCCCCCGTTTTTGTGCTGGATGCGACGATTGCACGAGAAAGAAAAACGGCTTTTTCCGACCAGTTTCAACAACAACTGGAGCAAGCAAAAAAAAGCGAACAGTTCCGGGACGTTCCTCGCCAGCCGCAAAAATACCTCAACTATGGGCTGGCATTTTTGGATCGTATCTTCCAACGCGGGATCATCAAACTAGACGGTAATCAGCTTGATATTGCCGAAGACCAGATCATTACCGTACTAAGGGGAAACACCTACCAGAACCAGACGCTGGAGAATTTACTTGACCTCCAAGACGCTACCGAACTCATTACGGACTCTCTACCCTACAGCGGCTTGTCGGAGCCAGAATTTTTACTTCCCCTCCTACAAGAGCAGCTTCAGGCCAATCTTTTTTTTAGTCGTGATCGTACCCAACAGATGCTTGATGATGCCCTGGGAAAAATTGTCACCTCCAGAGGATTGGTGCAAAAGGGCGAAGTAATCATTACTAAAAACAGCATCATCACGGAAGACCTTTACCAAACCTTGTACTCTTTCGAGCAGGAATACCAGGATCAGGTCATTTCCAAACGCTCGATTTCCAACATCTTTTTCGGGTACCTTCTTCTCACTATGCTGGTTTTGGTTTTGTTGGCGCTTTATCTTCGCAAGTTTTCTCCGTTGGTGTACAATCGCCTACCCAAGTTGATTTTCATCCTGGTCTGGCTCATCATTTTCAGTTACCTCGTTTACCTGATTGAAAATACGGAAGGGCTGAACAGTTACCTGATTCCCTTTTGCATTGTTCCAATTGTAGTGAAGACCTTTTACAACGAGAGGCTGGCGCTCTTTACGCATATCATTGTGGTATTGCTCACGGGTTTTCTTTTCTCTTTGGGCTTCGAATTTGTTTTCCTTCAGCTATTGGTGGGCATGGTGGTTGTCCTGAGCAATATCAATACCCGTGACTGGTCAGGCTTCTTTTTCGCCATTTTTTACATTTTTGTTACCTACGCTATTGGCTACCTCGGCTTAGCACTTATTCGAGAAAACAGCCTTAGCGTTATCGACTGGTCGATTTATACCTGGCTATTTCTCAATGCTTTTTTGACGCTCCTTTCTTATCCATTGATCCCTTTATTGGAACGCATCTTCGGTTTTGTGTCCCCTATTACTTTAGTAGAACTGATGGACATGAACCAACCGCTCCTGCGCGATCTTGCCCTCAAAGCACCTGGCACCTTGCAACACTCACTCCAGGTAGGCAACCTTGCGGAAACTGCGGCACGCCGCATCGGAGCCGACCCATTATTGGTAAAAGTCGCTGCACTTTATCATGATATTGGGAAAATCAAAAATCCTACCTTCTTTATTGAAAACCAATCGGGCCGTAATCCTCACGAAGACAAAACACCGCTGGAAAGCGCCGAAATCATCATCGACCACGTCATTGAGGGTGTGAGAATGGCTAAAAAAGCAGGGCTTCCTCCCCTATTGATCGATTTTATTCGCACCCATCACGGGGATACCCGTACAGAATATTTCTATCGTAAACACCTGGACGAGGAAGAGGAAGAAAATGGCCCGAACGAAGAGCCTCAATTTCACTACCCAGGGCCACGCCCACGCAGCAAAGAAGAGGCGATCTTGATGATTGCCGACTCAATAGAAGCCGCGTGTAAAAGCCTTAAAGATCCCTCTAAGGACGAACTTTATAACCTGATCGATAAAATCATCGAGGGCAAATTAAAAACCGGTCAGCTCAAAGATGCCGTACTCAGTTTTCGAGAACTGGAACAATGCCGCCTGGTTTTCCAACAGATTATGAAGAGTGTTTACCATGTGAGGGTGGCTTATCCGGAGGAAGAGGAGGAGTAG
- a CDS encoding DUF5522 domain-containing protein, with protein MSSLVEGRDYYLENGLMVLTAYFLQQRGYCCGNDCRNCPYKEGRVIVCRKFGGNY; from the coding sequence ATGTCCTCATTGGTAGAAGGCCGTGATTATTATCTGGAAAACGGATTAATGGTCCTGACGGCCTATTTCCTCCAACAACGTGGCTATTGCTGTGGCAACGATTGCCGGAATTGCCCTTATAAGGAGGGGAGGGTGATTGTGTGTAGGAAGTTTGGTGGAAATTACTAG
- a CDS encoding DUF6580 family putative transport protein has product MNNQPSKSLILATVLILFAVLSRIIPHYPNFTALGAVALFGASQLKDKWQALLVPIVALYLSDLFINNIVYADFYESFVWKISPFVYVAFAMILGIGWWLRDRVNTGNVITASLTASIVFFLLTNAASWQVSPLYTKDFTGFVAAIVAGIPFFWSTVAGDLFYCGVIFGAYAWFRQQYPALLA; this is encoded by the coding sequence ATGAATAATCAGCCCTCCAAAAGTTTAATTCTGGCCACTGTATTGATCCTTTTCGCTGTTTTGAGCCGGATCATTCCTCATTATCCAAACTTTACAGCCTTGGGAGCAGTAGCATTATTCGGTGCTTCGCAACTGAAAGATAAGTGGCAGGCGTTGTTGGTTCCTATCGTTGCGCTTTACCTAAGCGACCTGTTTATCAACAACATCGTATATGCTGATTTCTACGAAAGCTTTGTTTGGAAAATCAGTCCTTTTGTCTATGTCGCTTTTGCCATGATCCTGGGTATCGGTTGGTGGTTGAGAGACCGGGTAAACACCGGGAATGTGATAACGGCTAGCCTTACCGCCTCAATTGTTTTCTTCCTTTTAACCAATGCCGCCTCTTGGCAGGTTTCTCCTTTGTACACCAAAGATTTTACGGGTTTTGTAGCGGCGATTGTTGCAGGTATTCCTTTTTTCTGGAGTACGGTAGCTGGTGACCTGTTTTACTGCGGTGTGATCTTTGGTGCTTACGCCTGGTTTCGTCAGCAGTATCCAGCATTGCTGGCTTAA
- a CDS encoding ABC transporter substrate-binding protein, whose product MKNVFLLLLVYCLFTACKPETATNTPPVQTGPNPDNISLISHRYLVQDQQLLNTFRVRANKAVDVYINEGKDVVKMAQTGQIKGDVVLLEDLYHAHLLKKAGVLSPYNAGTFGDFVPSRYVDNEGYWGGVTRWTMSFVYRADKVDLMQMRKYGGILDPRYKGRVAMAHPDSSGLISMVASMIAAHGEEPAQIYLETLKKNLSSAPKGGDWEAISAVLRGDADIALVNGSKFLRYQHSGNPEMFKALSELEMEIPTDNEENNYYNISTMSILNNAPYRNYAINLVEFFTIEENQGIFSEAYFEFPVNVFSPSGELLNNTFNLPQGKITSEMTENQLDKAADMVHQIFR is encoded by the coding sequence ATGAAAAATGTTTTTCTCTTACTCCTTGTTTACTGTCTGTTTACTGCTTGCAAGCCAGAAACGGCAACCAATACGCCACCTGTACAAACGGGCCCTAACCCCGACAATATATCCTTGATATCTCACCGCTATTTAGTTCAGGACCAACAGTTGCTGAATACCTTCCGAGTGAGGGCTAATAAGGCGGTAGACGTCTATATCAACGAAGGCAAAGACGTGGTGAAGATGGCGCAGACAGGCCAAATAAAAGGCGATGTAGTACTGCTGGAAGATCTCTACCATGCCCATCTGTTGAAGAAAGCAGGTGTTTTATCCCCTTATAATGCAGGTACTTTTGGCGATTTTGTTCCCTCTCGTTACGTCGATAACGAAGGTTACTGGGGAGGCGTAACACGTTGGACAATGAGCTTTGTTTACCGTGCAGACAAAGTCGACTTGATGCAAATGCGTAAGTACGGTGGCATCCTGGATCCTCGCTACAAAGGCCGTGTAGCGATGGCCCACCCCGACAGCAGCGGCCTCATCAGTATGGTCGCAAGCATGATTGCCGCTCATGGGGAAGAACCCGCACAAATTTATCTGGAAACACTCAAAAAGAACCTTTCCAGCGCCCCCAAAGGAGGTGATTGGGAGGCAATTTCCGCCGTCCTGCGTGGCGATGCTGATATTGCCCTGGTCAATGGTTCCAAGTTTCTCCGCTATCAACATTCTGGTAATCCTGAGATGTTTAAAGCCCTTTCGGAACTGGAGATGGAAATTCCTACCGACAATGAGGAGAACAATTATTACAACATCTCCACCATGAGTATTTTAAACAATGCTCCTTACCGCAATTATGCTATCAATCTTGTGGAATTCTTTACGATCGAAGAAAACCAGGGCATCTTTTCCGAAGCCTACTTTGAGTTTCCTGTTAACGTTTTTTCACCCTCTGGAGAATTATTGAACAATACTTTCAACCTACCCCAAGGGAAGATCACCTCAGAAATGACAGAAAATCAACTAGATAAGGCTGCTGATATGGTTCATCAGATTTTCCGCTAG
- a CDS encoding M1 family metallopeptidase has protein sequence MGFIRLLYSSLFILLGSSLLFAQSNYWQQAVKYNMDIDFDVSKHQFTGDQTIIYTNNSPDTLTRVFYHLYFNAFQPGSMMDTRSRTIRDADSRVADRISSLKPNEIGYQEVASLTQDGSPTSYEVAGTILEVNLPKPILPGASTELKMKFRAQVPLQIRRSGRDNREGISYSMAQWYPKLAEYDYQGWHANPYVAREFHGVWGDFDVNITIDKDYLIGGTGYLQNKEEIGGTYNDGKPGTATGKTRTYRFSAPMVHDFMWAADPDYKHTTLTRADGNVLHFFYQEGDATTTNWELLPGIMDKAFDFINANYGYYPYKKYSFIQGGDGGMEYPMGTLITGERSLNSLVGVSVHELMHSWYQMVLATNESLYAWMDEGFTSYASDEVMNYLRQQGLIQGDAVADPHLGDVTGFLNFVQSGMEEPLSIHADHFSTNAAYGVGSYVKGSLFLYQLQYILGQETFKAGLLRYFNTWKFKHPNPNDMIRVMEKTSGLELDWFKEYFVYTTRLPNYGVESVAEGDKKKTTVIALKNSGTMPMPVDVTVTMTNGDKAYYTIPLGIMRGAKQAEGGKTYQVAPDWPWTNPTYELTLDTPVKQIRSVEIDDSRRMLDTDRSDNIWQADSK, from the coding sequence ATGGGCTTTATAAGACTACTCTACTCTTCTCTTTTTATTCTCCTTGGTTCTTCTCTACTCTTCGCACAGTCTAACTACTGGCAACAGGCCGTCAAGTATAACATGGACATAGACTTTGATGTTAGCAAACATCAATTCACTGGAGATCAGACCATTATCTACACCAACAATTCTCCGGATACTTTAACACGCGTTTTTTACCATCTTTACTTTAATGCTTTTCAGCCAGGCAGTATGATGGATACGCGCTCCCGAACCATTCGGGATGCAGATTCCAGGGTAGCTGACCGTATCAGTAGTCTTAAACCCAATGAAATTGGCTACCAGGAGGTAGCATCCCTCACCCAGGATGGCAGCCCTACTTCTTATGAAGTGGCAGGAACCATCCTCGAAGTAAATCTTCCCAAGCCTATTCTTCCGGGAGCTAGTACCGAATTGAAAATGAAATTCCGCGCTCAGGTTCCTCTGCAAATCCGGCGCTCGGGCCGCGACAATCGCGAAGGCATATCCTACTCTATGGCGCAGTGGTATCCTAAACTAGCGGAATACGATTACCAGGGCTGGCACGCCAATCCGTATGTAGCTCGCGAATTTCACGGTGTATGGGGTGACTTTGATGTCAACATTACCATTGATAAAGATTACCTCATTGGAGGTACTGGATATTTACAAAACAAGGAAGAAATAGGCGGCACTTATAATGACGGGAAACCGGGTACCGCAACAGGTAAAACACGCACCTACCGCTTTTCAGCTCCGATGGTGCATGATTTTATGTGGGCTGCCGACCCTGATTACAAGCACACTACCCTCACCCGCGCTGACGGAAATGTTCTCCACTTCTTCTACCAGGAAGGCGATGCGACCACCACCAACTGGGAGCTTCTTCCAGGCATTATGGACAAAGCTTTTGATTTTATCAATGCCAATTACGGTTACTATCCCTATAAAAAATATTCCTTTATTCAAGGAGGTGATGGAGGTATGGAATACCCTATGGGTACGCTGATCACCGGCGAGCGCAGCCTCAATAGCCTGGTGGGTGTTTCGGTGCACGAGTTGATGCACTCTTGGTACCAAATGGTATTGGCTACCAATGAAAGCCTTTACGCCTGGATGGACGAAGGATTTACCAGCTACGCCTCCGACGAGGTGATGAACTACCTGCGCCAGCAAGGCTTGATCCAGGGAGATGCCGTTGCTGATCCTCACTTGGGCGATGTCACGGGCTTCCTCAATTTTGTTCAATCAGGCATGGAAGAACCTTTGAGTATTCACGCCGATCACTTTTCTACCAATGCCGCTTATGGCGTAGGTTCTTACGTAAAAGGCTCCCTCTTTTTGTACCAATTACAGTACATTTTAGGTCAAGAAACTTTCAAAGCGGGTTTATTGCGTTACTTCAATACCTGGAAATTCAAGCATCCTAACCCTAATGACATGATCAGGGTCATGGAAAAAACATCAGGTTTAGAATTGGATTGGTTCAAGGAGTACTTTGTGTATACGACTCGCTTGCCTAATTATGGTGTGGAAAGTGTAGCCGAAGGAGACAAGAAAAAAACAACCGTTATTGCCTTGAAGAACTCAGGGACAATGCCTATGCCCGTAGATGTCACCGTGACGATGACCAATGGGGATAAGGCTTACTACACTATTCCACTCGGTATCATGCGTGGTGCTAAACAGGCAGAAGGCGGAAAAACCTATCAGGTTGCTCCCGATTGGCCGTGGACTAACCCAACTTACGAGCTGACCCTTGATACCCCTGTTAAGCAGATTCGTTCCGTTGAAATAGATGACAGCCGTAGAATGTTGGACACTGACCGGTCCGATAACATCTGGCAAGCAGATAGCAAGTAG
- a CDS encoding glycosyltransferase family 4 protein has protein sequence MKILLLCKKFPYPLKDGESIAVHTLSSALSDLGCEVSLLAMNTSKHFYKSNTYPPEASHFKTIRTVAVDNQLKASAAFFNLFSDESYHISRFVSPAFDRTLAEMLQAENYDIVQLETLYLAPYIPTIKAKSQALISMRAHNVEHEIWERITSHTTNGLKRWYLRHLTKKLRRFETQALHHYDILLPITERDLRYFRNLGSQTPAVVTPIGISAEKFVQAEPIHYKTPSISFIGSLDWMPNLEGLEWFIQRVWPMILKEFPQIELHIAGRNTPKSLLQLKKTNIFVHGEVPDSAAFINQHPMMIVPLLSGSGMRAKILEGMALGKAVISTSIGLEGISATHREDVLIANTPDQYVENLRYALASEQRLSEIGQQAQRFVCEAYESLNIANRVMEAYTNHLVETV, from the coding sequence ATGAAGATTCTACTACTCTGCAAAAAATTCCCATATCCGCTCAAAGACGGAGAATCTATTGCGGTGCATACCCTTAGCAGTGCGCTCAGTGACTTAGGTTGCGAGGTTAGCTTGCTAGCGATGAATACCAGCAAACATTTTTATAAATCAAACACTTATCCTCCAGAAGCCAGCCATTTTAAGACCATAAGAACTGTTGCTGTTGATAATCAACTCAAGGCTAGTGCGGCTTTTTTCAATCTCTTTTCTGACGAATCCTATCATATCTCCCGCTTTGTATCTCCTGCTTTCGACCGAACCCTGGCGGAAATGTTGCAAGCTGAAAATTATGATATCGTTCAATTAGAAACCCTGTATCTCGCTCCGTATATTCCTACGATCAAAGCCAAATCTCAGGCTCTGATTAGTATGCGTGCACACAATGTAGAACACGAAATTTGGGAGCGTATCACCAGTCATACTACCAACGGTCTAAAACGGTGGTACCTTCGGCACCTGACCAAAAAATTGCGTCGTTTTGAGACCCAGGCCTTGCACCATTACGATATCCTGTTACCCATCACCGAAAGAGACCTGCGCTATTTCCGAAACCTTGGCAGTCAGACTCCAGCAGTCGTAACACCGATCGGCATTTCTGCGGAAAAATTCGTCCAGGCAGAACCTATTCATTATAAAACGCCTAGCATCTCTTTTATTGGAAGCCTCGACTGGATGCCCAACCTGGAAGGTTTGGAATGGTTTATTCAGCGCGTTTGGCCGATGATCCTCAAAGAATTTCCACAAATCGAACTTCATATAGCCGGAAGAAATACACCAAAATCACTGCTTCAATTAAAGAAAACCAACATTTTTGTCCACGGCGAAGTGCCTGATTCGGCTGCTTTTATCAATCAACACCCAATGATGATCGTACCCCTGCTCTCGGGCAGTGGTATGCGGGCAAAAATTCTTGAAGGCATGGCGCTGGGTAAGGCTGTCATTTCCACCAGCATTGGCCTGGAAGGAATCAGTGCTACCCACCGGGAAGACGTCTTGATCGCAAATACCCCCGATCAATATGTTGAGAATCTCCGTTATGCACTAGCTTCTGAACAACGCTTAAGCGAGATTGGCCAACAAGCCCAACGATTTGTGTGCGAAGCCTACGAAAGCCTCAACATCGCAAATCGAGTGATGGAGGCCTATACTAATCACCTGGTGGAGACCGTGTAA
- a CDS encoding glycosyltransferase: MSLLLQWLFWSSLFALLYTYLIYPATLSILAKGKQLDTQQYDNSDQFPQVSVLMAVHNEEAVIEEKLNSLIGQAYPVGKINIFIGSDNSGDRTNEIISTFAKQHPHLHFFPFPKRQGKPGVINQLAATAISHFPASAAHVFVITDASVMMSPEVCAALVKHFKHPDLAIVDAQMLHTGIQEVDISGSEDSYISWEGRLKYYEGVLWKKMIGPFGGCYALRSDFFVPVPDNFLVDDFYITLQAFRRGGLAIKEPGALCYEPVGHELKEEFRRKARISAGNLQNMFSFVDLWLPPFGLPNFPFFSHKILRWLGPIWLILLWLTAGLLSHNQFYALLFVLITALYTLTPLLDEGLKKWNKHWALLRNVRYFLTMNLALLAGYLRYVKGIKSNVWQPPKRQ; this comes from the coding sequence ATGTCGCTGTTGCTACAATGGTTATTCTGGTCGAGCCTCTTCGCGCTCTTGTATACCTACCTGATTTATCCTGCTACTTTGTCTATCCTGGCAAAAGGGAAACAACTGGATACACAGCAGTACGACAACTCCGATCAATTCCCTCAGGTATCCGTACTGATGGCCGTTCACAACGAGGAGGCCGTCATCGAGGAAAAACTCAATAGCCTTATCGGGCAAGCTTATCCTGTGGGAAAAATTAATATTTTCATCGGCTCCGACAACTCTGGAGATCGTACCAATGAGATCATTAGCACATTTGCCAAACAACATCCACACCTGCATTTTTTTCCTTTTCCCAAACGCCAGGGAAAACCCGGTGTCATCAATCAATTGGCAGCAACAGCAATTTCTCATTTTCCAGCGTCGGCAGCTCATGTATTTGTTATTACCGATGCCAGTGTGATGATGAGCCCGGAAGTATGTGCTGCTTTGGTCAAACACTTTAAACATCCAGATTTGGCGATTGTCGATGCCCAAATGCTCCATACAGGCATTCAGGAGGTAGATATTTCTGGATCAGAGGACAGCTACATTTCCTGGGAAGGGCGCCTAAAGTATTATGAGGGAGTGCTGTGGAAAAAAATGATCGGTCCATTTGGTGGATGTTATGCACTACGGTCCGACTTTTTTGTGCCTGTTCCCGACAACTTTTTGGTCGATGACTTTTACATTACGTTGCAAGCTTTTCGGCGGGGAGGCCTTGCTATTAAAGAACCTGGAGCACTGTGCTATGAACCTGTTGGCCACGAGTTAAAGGAAGAATTTCGGCGCAAAGCCAGAATTTCGGCGGGTAACCTCCAAAACATGTTTTCCTTCGTTGATTTGTGGCTCCCTCCTTTCGGATTACCCAACTTTCCTTTCTTTTCTCACAAAATACTGCGGTGGCTTGGGCCAATATGGTTAATTTTGCTCTGGCTTACGGCGGGATTATTGTCTCACAACCAATTTTATGCCTTGCTGTTTGTACTAATAACCGCCCTGTATACACTTACACCACTCCTTGATGAAGGACTCAAAAAGTGGAACAAACATTGGGCATTATTGCGCAACGTTCGCTATTTCCTAACCATGAACCTGGCCTTATTGGCTGGATATTTACGCTATGTTAAAGGTATCAAATCCAATGTCTGGCAACCACCCAAACGACAATAG
- the ribB gene encoding 3,4-dihydroxy-2-butanone-4-phosphate synthase, with protein sequence MSGNHPNDNREFHLHTIEEAIAAIKAGEVIIVVDDEDRENEGDFICAAECVTPEIINFMATHGRGLICTPIDENRANELDLPMMVNSNTALHETAFTVSIDLIGRGCTTGISSYDRATGIKAMIDPEIRATDFARPGHIFPLRAKTGGVLRRTGHTEAAIDLAQMAGYAPAGVLVEILNPDGTMARLPQLMEIAKKFGLKIIAIKDLVAYRMRNERLVKRELTTELDTRFGKFTVIAYRQLTTDDLHLAFVKGGKWSAEDEVLVRVHSGMESSGLLNLLMGDSYVSLEKALHKVAEKGEGVVLYMRHSEKHDDILQHLSELNDSKPKKEEITDNHHNVEQRDFGVGAQILRDLGLGNIVLLTNHPRRRVAIDGYGLEIVGHEEL encoded by the coding sequence ATGTCTGGCAACCACCCAAACGACAATAGAGAATTTCATCTCCATACCATCGAAGAAGCGATTGCAGCTATTAAAGCAGGCGAAGTCATCATCGTTGTAGATGACGAAGATCGTGAAAATGAAGGCGATTTCATTTGTGCCGCCGAGTGTGTCACACCAGAAATCATCAACTTCATGGCTACTCATGGCCGTGGATTGATATGTACTCCCATCGACGAAAATAGAGCCAATGAATTGGACTTGCCGATGATGGTAAATTCTAACACGGCGTTACACGAAACGGCTTTCACCGTATCTATAGACCTTATTGGGCGAGGCTGTACCACCGGCATTTCTTCCTACGACCGAGCTACCGGAATTAAAGCCATGATCGACCCTGAGATCAGGGCTACCGATTTTGCCCGACCAGGGCATATTTTTCCGCTGCGTGCTAAAACGGGTGGTGTTTTACGGCGTACTGGACATACGGAAGCAGCCATCGATCTTGCCCAAATGGCTGGTTACGCCCCCGCTGGCGTATTGGTAGAAATCCTTAATCCCGACGGCACCATGGCCCGCCTGCCACAGCTCATGGAAATAGCCAAGAAATTTGGCCTCAAAATCATTGCGATCAAGGATCTCGTTGCCTACCGTATGCGTAATGAACGTCTGGTAAAACGAGAACTGACGACTGAACTGGACACCCGCTTTGGTAAATTTACCGTCATTGCGTACCGTCAACTCACCACCGATGATCTCCACCTGGCTTTTGTGAAAGGTGGAAAATGGTCAGCTGAAGACGAGGTACTCGTGCGGGTGCATTCAGGAATGGAAAGCAGTGGCCTGCTCAACCTTTTGATGGGAGACAGCTATGTGAGCCTGGAGAAAGCACTTCATAAAGTTGCGGAAAAAGGAGAAGGTGTCGTGTTGTACATGAGACATAGCGAAAAACACGATGATATCCTCCAACATCTTTCAGAACTCAATGACAGCAAGCCTAAGAAAGAAGAGATTACGGATAATCACCACAATGTAGAGCAGCGTGACTTTGGGGTAGGTGCCCAAATTCTGCGCGATTTAGGTTTAGGTAATATCGTTTTGCTGACCAATCATCCCCGCCGTCGGGTAGCCATTGATGGTTACGGACTGGAAATTGTAGGCCACGAAGAGTTATAG
- a CDS encoding polyphosphate polymerase domain-containing protein: MRYERKYRIEGLSPPWVNQALRSHPASFRPLFPDRQVNNIYFDTPALDEFYQNVAGTPHRRKHRLRWYGTVSEQLLSPVFEIKIKDGELGSKESQALPTTPWSELRTLFRQVPALKYLPLRPVLINSYQRSYWGSADGRFRITIDSELNFAPFSWSHPPVKTQFFDDMACVLELKYEQEDDQAAQAIFAHLPFRLTKNSKYVMGVNMVMG, encoded by the coding sequence TTGCGATACGAGAGGAAATACCGGATCGAGGGCTTATCGCCACCTTGGGTAAACCAGGCCCTGCGTAGCCATCCGGCTAGCTTTAGACCATTATTTCCTGACCGTCAGGTTAATAATATCTATTTTGACACGCCTGCCCTCGATGAGTTTTATCAAAATGTAGCGGGTACCCCCCATCGGCGAAAGCATCGCCTTAGATGGTACGGTACCGTTAGCGAACAGCTTTTAAGTCCTGTTTTTGAAATCAAAATCAAGGATGGAGAGTTGGGTAGCAAAGAAAGCCAAGCCTTACCCACTACGCCCTGGAGTGAATTGCGGACCTTGTTCCGGCAGGTACCAGCATTGAAGTATCTCCCGCTGCGCCCCGTGTTGATCAACAGCTATCAGCGATCCTACTGGGGCTCCGCTGATGGTCGCTTCCGGATTACAATTGATTCGGAGTTGAATTTTGCCCCATTCTCATGGAGTCATCCCCCCGTCAAGACCCAATTCTTCGACGACATGGCCTGTGTCTTAGAACTCAAATACGAACAAGAGGACGACCAGGCCGCACAAGCTATTTTTGCGCACCTGCCTTTCCGTCTCACCAAGAATAGTAAGTACGTGATGGGCGTGAATATGGTGATGGGGTGA
- a CDS encoding FUSC family protein yields MTKEELSQLTDQELLNEAKKMKSASIMSALVIGIMIGVIVWSILKNTVGLFTLIPLYFIWKIANGSKNNKALEKLLKERNLK; encoded by the coding sequence ATGACAAAAGAAGAACTTTCCCAGTTAACCGATCAAGAGTTGTTGAATGAAGCAAAGAAAATGAAATCAGCCTCCATCATGAGTGCGCTGGTCATTGGGATCATGATTGGAGTTATTGTATGGAGTATCTTGAAAAACACGGTTGGGCTTTTTACCTTAATCCCTCTGTACTTTATTTGGAAAATAGCAAACGGTTCTAAAAACAACAAAGCTTTAGAAAAACTGCTAAAAGAAAGAAATTTGAAATAA